Within Nocardioides rotundus, the genomic segment CGGAGATGGTGAACAGCAGCAGCGCCGAGCCGGCGTACACCGCCGAGCCGACCCGCGTGGGGGCGGTCGGGGAGAGCACGATCAGCACGATGCCCGCGGCCAGGGTGAGCGGCACGTTGACCAGGTGCAGCCAGCCGCGCAGCCGGGGCTTGACGTCGGCGACGACGGTCTCGACCCGCTCCTGGGCGCGCTCGACCGAGTCCTGCACCCGCTCGTGGGCGCGCTCGACTCGGTGGCGCAACTGGTCGTTCACGACGACCACGGTACGTCCCTCGTCCACTGAACGGCGAAGAAGGCGATGAACATCATGTGCCCGACGAGGTGAACGAGAGGGGCTAGGCTGCCCCGGTGGGCTTCAAGAGCGCGGTACGACGTGTGCTCTACCCCGCCTACGAGTTCCGCGTGGCCCGCCGCCTGGGCGAGGAGCGGGTGCCCCAGCACGTCGGCGTGATGCTCGACGGCAACCGCCGCTGGGCGCGCGCCGTGGGCGCCGAGACCGCCCACGGCTACCGCGCCGGCGCGGACAACATCCAGCCGATGTTGGGCTGGTGCGAGGAGGTCGGCGTCCAGGTGGTGACGCTGTGGCTGCTCTCCAGCGACAACCTCACCAACCGGCCTCCCGAGCAGCTCGAGGGGCTGCTGACCATCATCGAGGGGGCGGTGGAGTCGCTCGCCTCGACCGGCCGCTGGCGGATCCACCCCGTCGGCTCCCTCGACCTGCTGCCCGCCGGCACCGCCGAGAAGCTCAAGGCGGCTGCGGACGCCACCCGGGACGTGGACGGGCTGCTGGTCAACGTCGCGGTGGGGTATGGCGGACGCCGGGAGATCGCCGACGCCGTCCGCGCCCTGCTGCTGAGCGAGGCCGCTCAGGGTCGGACCCTGGAGGAGCTGGCCGAGGTGGTCGACGTCGACCACATCGCCGACCACCTCTACACCAAGGGTCAGCCCGACCCCGACCTGGTGATCCGCACCTCCGGCGAGCAGCGGCTCGGCGGCTTCCTGCTCTGGCAGAGCGCGCACAGCGAGTTCTACTTCTGCGAGGCCCTGTGGCCCGACTTCCGCCGGGTGGACTTCCTCCGGGCGATCCGCGCCTACGCCGCCCGGGAGCGGCGCTTCGGGGGCTGAGGCCGCCCCGCCCTCACGAGCCGGGAGCGGCGCCGCGGCCCAGGTGGTCGAACCGGGTGCCCTGCTCGTCGTCGCCGCCGTGCTTGTGCAGGTAGGCCACCGCCCGCCGCAGGTCGGCGACCAGGTCGTCGGCCAGGTCGCGGCTGAGCCCGTTGCGCACCACCATCCGCAGGACGGTGCGGTCGGAGAGGTTGTCCGGCAGGGGGTACGCCGGCACCTGCCAGCCGCCGGTGCGCAGCTGGTTGGAGACGTCGTAGGCGTCCCAGCCGGTCACCTCCGGCGCCAGCCGCCAGGTGACCACCGGCATGGAGAGACGGTCGCCCACCAGCTCGAGCTCGGGCATCTGCGCCACCTGGTCGGCGATCCAGCGCGCGACGTCGAGGCTGGCCTGCTGGACCTGTCGGTAGCCGGTCCGCCCCAGGCGCAGGAACTGGTAGTACTGCACGGTGACCTGGGAGGCGGGCCGGGAGAAGTTGAGGGTCAGCGAGGGAGTGTCGCCGCCGAGATAGGCGACATGGAAGACCATCTCCTCGGGCACCACGTCGGCCGAGCGCCACACCACCCAGCCGACCCCGGGCGCGACCAGCCCGTACTTGTGACCCGAGGTGTTGATCGAGTGCACCCGGTCCAGCCGGAAGTCCCACTCCAACGACGGGTCGACGAACGGCGCGATCATCCCGCCGGAGGCCGCGTCCACGTGCAGCGGGACGTCCAGCCCGGTGTCGGCCTCGAGGGCGTCCAGCGCCGCCGCCAGCTCCGCGATCGGCTCGTAGGCACCGGTGTAGGTCACCCCGAGGATCCCGACCACGCCGATGGTGCGCTCGTCGACGTACCCCGCGAGCTGCTCCCCGCGCAGCATCGGGTGCTCGTCGTCGATCGGCACCGTGCGGGCCTCGACGTCGAAGTAGTTGCAGAACTTCTCCCAACACACCTGCACCGCCGAGCTCATCACCAGGTTGGGGGAGTCGGTCGACTCGCCGGCGGCGCGGCGGGCGGCCTGCCAGCGCTTCTTCATCGCCAGGGCACCCAGCATCGCGGCCTCCGACGACCCGACCGTCGAGGTGCCCAGCGCGTGCTCGGGGCTCGGTGCGTGCCACAGGTCGGCGAGCATCCGCCAGCAGCGGTGCTCCATCTCCGCCGCCATGGGGTACTCGTCCTTGTCGATCAGGTTGCGGTCGGCGGTCTCGCGGTAGAGGTCGTAGGCGCGCTCGTCCATCCAGGTGGTCACGAAGGTCGCGAGGTTCTGCCGGGCGTTGCCGTCCAGCTGCGCCTCGTCGTGGACGATCTGGTAGGCCGTGTCGGGCAGGGTCGGCTCGTCCGGCATCCGGTAGCGCGGCACCGTGCGCATCAGCTCCGGGCGCGCGAAGACCGGGCAGATCTCCAGGTCGGCAGGGCGGTCGGGGTCGAATCGGACCATGGCCCACCCTGCTACGCGGCCCGAGGACGTGGCAAGGACGCGGATGGTTGATCCGTCCACCGAACCTTCACCCCGAGTTCGGGCGTGTCAGCCACGGCGGCCCCTCGGACCGGCGTACGTTCGAGGCATCGGCAGGTGGGGAAGCCTGTCGTACCCGGGAGGCTCGTTCGTGAGATTCCACGACCACACCACGGTGGCTCCGCCCGCCGTGCGAGGAGGCCGGCACTCCGGCCTTCGAGCGCCCTGGTCCGCCCGCGTGACCTGAGTAGAGACAGGACCGGGCGGAAGGAGTGCCCGCGCCGGTCGGTGAGGGGTTTGCACGATGACCGCACCCGCACTGCGCACCTTCGTCCTCGACACCAGCGTGCTGCTGGCCGACCCCGGCGCCCTCAAGCGGTTCGCCGAGCACGAGGTGGTCCTCCCGGTGGTCGTGATCACCGAGCTCGAGGGCAAGCGCCACCACCCCGAGCTCGGCTTCTTCGCGCGCTCGGCCCTGCGGACGCTGGACGACCTGCGCGTCACCCACGGCCGGCTGGACCGCCCCGTGCCGGTGGGCGAGGAGGGCGGCTCGATCCGGGTCGAGCTCAACCACACCGACCCGACCGCCCTCCCCTCGGGCTTCCGGCTGGGCGACAACGACACCCGGATCCTGGCGGTCGCGCGCAACCTGGCCGACGAGGGCCACGACGTCACGCTGGTCTCCAAGGACCTGCCGCTGCGGATCAAGGCGTCGGCCGTCGGGCTGACCGCGGAGGAGTACCGCGCCGAGGGCGTGGTCTCCGACTCCGACACCGGATACACCGGGATGGCCGAGCTCGACGTACCCGCCGCGGCGCTCGACGAGCTCTACGAGGACGGGGTGCTGGACCTCGACGAGGCGCGCGACCTGCCCTGCCACACCGGCCTGGTGATGCTCTCGGAGCGGGGTACGGCGCTGGGCCGGGTCGGTCCGGACAAGCAGGTGCACCTGGTGCGCGGCGACAAGGAGGCCTTCGGCATCCACGGCCGCTCGGCCGAGCAGCGGATCGCGCTGGAGATGCTGCTGGACCCCGACGTCGGGATCGTGTCGCTGGGCGGCCGGGCCGGCACCGGCAAGTCCGCGCTGGCGCTGTGCGCCGGCCTGGAGGCCGTGCTCGAGCGGCGCCAGCACAAGAAGGTCGTGGTCTTCCGTCCGCTGTTCGCCGTGGGCGGGCAGGAGCTCGGCTACCTGCCCGGATCGGAGGGGGAGAAGATGTCCCCCTGGGCGCAGGCGGTCTTCGACACCCTCGGCGCGATCACCACGCGGGACGTGATCGAGGAGGTGCTGGACCGGGACATGCTCGAGGTGCTGCCGCTGACCCACATCCGCGGCCGGTCGCTGCACGACGCGTTCGTGATCGTGGACGAGGCGCAGTCGCTGGAGCGCAACGTGCTGCTGACGGTGCTGTCCCGGATCGGCGCGAACTCCAAGGTGGTGCTCACCCACGACGTGGCGCAGCGCGACAACCTGCGGGTCGGCCGGCACGACGGGATCGTGGCGGTGGTGGAGAAGCTCAAGGGCCACCCGCTGTTCTCCCACGTGACGCTGACCCGCTCCGAACGCTCGCCGATCGCCGCGCTGGTCACCGAGATGCTGGAGAACGTCACGGTCTGAGGGATCTCCGGGGCCCGTGGGGCTCCTGGGGCACGCTGGGCCGGTGGGAGCGACCTGGGTCACACCGACGCGCCGTCGGTTTGCATCGCCCCGCATGGTCAGTCAGTGTGGACGGCCGTGACCTCTCGGTGACCTGATGGTCGGTCACCGTTCACCGTTCACCGTTGCCCCCGAGCCCCCGTGAGACCACCTGTGAGATCCCCTGCGCCCAAGGCGGGCAAGCACCGCGGCCCGTCGGCCCGTTCGGCCTCCCACCCGCTCCGCACCTCGCTGGCGACCGCGGCCCTCGCGGCGACCGCCACGGGCGTGGCCGTCGCCGGTGGCCTGGTCACCGGCCAGGAGGCCTCCCTGGGTCACGGCTCCGCCGCTGCCGCCGGGGTCTCCACCCCGGTCGTGGAGGGCGCCGGGTCCTCCTCCTCCGGGGCGACCGCCGAGGAGCTGCGCGCCGAGCGCGCCGAGACCGTCTCGCGGTCCGACAACCGGGCGCCGCTGGACGCCGCCAAGCTGGACGAGCTCTCCACCCAGGAGGCCCCCGCGGCGTCGTACGAGGAGAACCTCGACGACGCCGACCCGCGGACCATCGCTCGTGCCCTGCTGCCGGAGTACGGCTTCTCCTCCGACCAGTTCAGCTGCCTGGACGCGCTCTACAACTCCGAGAGCGGCTGGAACATGTACGCCGACAACCCGACCTCGTCGGCCTACGGCATCCCGCAGGCGCTCACCCAGACCCACGACATGCCGCCCGGCTACTTCACCTCCGCCGAGGTGCAGATCCGCTGGGGGCTGAACTACATCCGCGGCTCCTACGGCAGCCCCTGCTCGGCCTGGTCCTTCAAGCAGGCCAACAACTGGTACTGAGCGATACAGCGCCGACTCGGCACAGTGGTGGGTCAGGGGTGGGTCATCGACTCCACGTCGAGGGCGGCGTCGAGCTGCTGCTCGGTGACCTCGCCGCGCTCGACGTACCCCAGGTCGATGACCGACTCGCGGATCGTCATCCCCTCGGCGAGGGCGTGCTTGGCGATCTTCGCGGCGGCCTCGTAGCCGACGTACCGGTTGAGCGGGGTGACCACCG encodes:
- a CDS encoding isoprenyl transferase; this translates as MGFKSAVRRVLYPAYEFRVARRLGEERVPQHVGVMLDGNRRWARAVGAETAHGYRAGADNIQPMLGWCEEVGVQVVTLWLLSSDNLTNRPPEQLEGLLTIIEGAVESLASTGRWRIHPVGSLDLLPAGTAEKLKAAADATRDVDGLLVNVAVGYGGRREIADAVRALLLSEAAQGRTLEELAEVVDVDHIADHLYTKGQPDPDLVIRTSGEQRLGGFLLWQSAHSEFYFCEALWPDFRRVDFLRAIRAYAARERRFGG
- a CDS encoding glutamate decarboxylase, which gives rise to MVRFDPDRPADLEICPVFARPELMRTVPRYRMPDEPTLPDTAYQIVHDEAQLDGNARQNLATFVTTWMDERAYDLYRETADRNLIDKDEYPMAAEMEHRCWRMLADLWHAPSPEHALGTSTVGSSEAAMLGALAMKKRWQAARRAAGESTDSPNLVMSSAVQVCWEKFCNYFDVEARTVPIDDEHPMLRGEQLAGYVDERTIGVVGILGVTYTGAYEPIAELAAALDALEADTGLDVPLHVDAASGGMIAPFVDPSLEWDFRLDRVHSINTSGHKYGLVAPGVGWVVWRSADVVPEEMVFHVAYLGGDTPSLTLNFSRPASQVTVQYYQFLRLGRTGYRQVQQASLDVARWIADQVAQMPELELVGDRLSMPVVTWRLAPEVTGWDAYDVSNQLRTGGWQVPAYPLPDNLSDRTVLRMVVRNGLSRDLADDLVADLRRAVAYLHKHGGDDEQGTRFDHLGRGAAPGS
- a CDS encoding PhoH family protein, with protein sequence MTAPALRTFVLDTSVLLADPGALKRFAEHEVVLPVVVITELEGKRHHPELGFFARSALRTLDDLRVTHGRLDRPVPVGEEGGSIRVELNHTDPTALPSGFRLGDNDTRILAVARNLADEGHDVTLVSKDLPLRIKASAVGLTAEEYRAEGVVSDSDTGYTGMAELDVPAAALDELYEDGVLDLDEARDLPCHTGLVMLSERGTALGRVGPDKQVHLVRGDKEAFGIHGRSAEQRIALEMLLDPDVGIVSLGGRAGTGKSALALCAGLEAVLERRQHKKVVVFRPLFAVGGQELGYLPGSEGEKMSPWAQAVFDTLGAITTRDVIEEVLDRDMLEVLPLTHIRGRSLHDAFVIVDEAQSLERNVLLTVLSRIGANSKVVLTHDVAQRDNLRVGRHDGIVAVVEKLKGHPLFSHVTLTRSERSPIAALVTEMLENVTV
- a CDS encoding aggregation-promoting factor C-terminal-like domain-containing protein, whose translation is MRSPAPKAGKHRGPSARSASHPLRTSLATAALAATATGVAVAGGLVTGQEASLGHGSAAAAGVSTPVVEGAGSSSSGATAEELRAERAETVSRSDNRAPLDAAKLDELSTQEAPAASYEENLDDADPRTIARALLPEYGFSSDQFSCLDALYNSESGWNMYADNPTSSAYGIPQALTQTHDMPPGYFTSAEVQIRWGLNYIRGSYGSPCSAWSFKQANNWY